CGAATGAGGCGGAAAAGTTTCGGGCACATTCTGTGTTTGACAAAATTTGATTGCATATTTGGTTTCTCGGTCGATTTTACCAAGGGTAGGAAGTTGGGAATGCTTAATTAGATTGCAATGACATTTGCTCGAATAAATGAGAAAATGGTATATTGCATGAGTGAGGTAATCTACGTAAGAGCTTGTTATTGCATATTATCTTTTCTTTAACACACATGAAAAAGTTGTTTATTGCAATTATGTTAATGCTTAATTATCGAATATTTTCGCTATTGTTTCGTATCAACCCAAAAATTCCATTGCCTACAGAAAAATGTTGAAAGGAATGTTGAAGTACAAAGAATTTAAcaaatattcattattttacaatttaatcgtaatataaatgtatatgcaATACGTTCTACTGGCATTTTCCACTTTCTGATCGCTGTAATTACTGAAAAAGTCATAATggaaatacaaataaaatgcaaagcCACTTTCACTCGGTGTGCtcatatgaaaaaaaaaaaaaaaattaaaatttgtatgtgCAACtgtgcgtatgcgcaatgtgcCGTCGGCAAGCGAAACGAGATGAatgtaattattaaaaattgagTCCTTATCGGCAGCACACttgaaaaattcaattaaattctTCATACCTTCGGAAAACGAAATTAATCAAAGTTACTGCACACAAAGATTCATATTTCAGTTGAAACGGGAGTGGCAGAAAAATCTATCAAGTGTTTGATTCCTTTCATGCTCCACTTGACATTGTTTTTCACCATTTTCTACCCAGCCAAAACTCAATATCCGCTGAATTAAATCAAAGACTAGAAGGACGAAGAGTTTTTGTGCGcgataaaaaaagaaaatcgtttggggcaaataaaaatcaaatttaaagcTCTGAGAAGCCCCTCGGAAACCCGTGACTTTCACCTCGGAAAGCAGGCCGAAATAAGTCTGGTAGGGATTGGATTGTTTGGCCACCCCCCGCAGTCCCACCCACATACAACTAAATGTCGCAATTTTACGAGTCAATATAAAGGTGCCTGGGGAGTCATTTACAGGCGCACAGCGGTTTGCCTTCGCTCGGTTTTCTCTTTGGCAATAAAACATCTCACAAAGGACACGGGTCACAGGACACGCGGAAAGCGCGGCACGTGGAAATGCCTTTGCCGCAAggaaaacgaaagaaaacaCGTGTTCGACGTCCTGGCCGCGGGTGAAGCCAAATATGATGGCAATTTTTATGCCtttttgttgaaatatttCCACCAATGAGGCATAAAACCAGAAGCCAAAACGGAACTTTCCTCGAGCCCCACAAATGATTTACGACCACGGTCTTGAGTTTACGACAAATTTACGAGAACATTGCAATTTGGCTATTATTAATTTAGTACACTGAAGCAGTCAGGAAATGAAGAAGAATACCTTCAGCTTCGTTTTTAAACATTTCAAAGAAGCTTTTTAATCACAAAAACGGTGACACTTTAGCTTAATAGTTActcctttttattttatgcacACAAGCTAATACTTAgtattttaaattagttttttttttaattattatggCAAGTTGgagttaatttatttatatgacaCATACAACATTTACCATCTTCGCGTAAATTTGATTGATAAGTGAGCCGAGTTTTTGGTGGCGCGTGCTGTGCAACCATGGCAATTTCCGTGAACTATAATGTCGCCATTTCGTATGGTAATCCTGGGAATTGTtcctaaaataaataacatatATTATTATGAATATTCATTAGGATAAAGTTTATATATATGACACTTACGAGCATATCCAAATTCGACGAAGGAAATGAGCGCCAGTAGCGcaaacaaaatcgaaaagcACTTCATCGCTGCGACAATTGAGACGATTCAATGACTGCGTTCGCTCAATTGCAGTGCGATTT
This genomic interval from Drosophila mauritiana strain mau12 chromosome 2R, ASM438214v1, whole genome shotgun sequence contains the following:
- the LOC117136925 gene encoding uncharacterized protein LOC117136925 — protein: MKCFSILFALLALISFVEFGYARTIPRITIRNGDIIVHGNCHGCTARATKNSAHLSIKFTRRW